A genomic window from Populus nigra chromosome 7, ddPopNigr1.1, whole genome shotgun sequence includes:
- the LOC133698144 gene encoding putative transcription factor bHLH086 produces MALAKDRMGSVQTCPYNGNVMGDFSSMGSYGFDEYQKVAFHEEGNSTFEKTSGLMIKNLAMTSSPSSLGSPRSAISGELVFQATDHQAEEAHSLISFKGIGFDSIMHNNGSLLSFEQSNRVSQTSSQKDDYSAWEGNLSYNYQWNEMNPKCYTSPRLMEDFNCFQRAGNFISMTEKENHGDWLYAESTIVADSIQDSATPDASSFHKRPNMGESMQALKKQCNNATKKPKPKSAAGPAKDLQSIAARNRRERISERLKVLQDLVPNGSKVDLVTMLEKAISYVKFLQLQVKVLATDEFWPVQGGKAPDISQVKEAIDALLLSQTKDGNSSSNPK; encoded by the exons ATGGCACTTGCCAAGGACCGTATGGGATCGGTTCAAACTTGCCCCTATAATGGAAATGTGATGGGGGATTTTTCCTCCATGGGGTCTTACGGATTTGATGAATATCAGAAGGTAGCATTTCATGAAGAGGGAAATAGCACCTTTGAGAAAACCAGTGGGCTTATGATCAAGAATTTAGCTATGacctcttctccttcttctcttgGCAGTCCGAGAAGTGCGATTTCTGGTGAATTAGTGTTTCAGGCTACTGACCATCAAGCTGAGGAAGCTCATTCTTTGATCAGCTTCAAAGGCATCGGATTCGATAGCATCATGCATAATAATGGATCTTTGCTTAGCTTTGAGCAAAGTAATAGGGTTTCTCAAACTAGTAGCCAGAAAGATGACTACTCAGCCTGGGAGGGTAATTTGAGTTACAATTACCAGTGGAACGAAATGAATCCAAAATGTTACACAAGTCCTCGGTTGATGGAAGATTTTAATTGCTTTCAAAGAGCTGGCAACTTCATTTCCATGACTGAAAAGGAAAATCATGGTGATTGGTTATACGCTGAATCCACAATTGTAGCTGATAGCATTCAGGATTCTGCAACACCAGATGCCAGCAGCTTCCATAAGCGTCCTAATATG GGAGAGAGTATGCAGGCTCTAAAGAAGCAATGCAACAATGCAACAAAAAAGCCAAAACCGAAGTCCGCAGCAGGTCCAGCTAAGGATCTACAGAGCATTGCTGCCAGG aaTCGACGAGAGAGGATTAGCGAGAGGCTAAAGGTATTGCAGGACTTAGTCCCTAATGGCTCAAAG GTTGATTTGGTTACTATGCTAGAGAAAGCCATTAGTTATGTTAAGTTTCTTCAATTGCAAGTAAAG GTGTTAGCCACTGATGAATTTTGGCCAGTTCAAGGTGGTAAAGCTCCTGATATTTCTCAAGTAAAGGAAGCCATCGATGCCCTACTCTTATCTCAGACTAAAGACGGAAACTCAAGCTCAAACCCGAAGTAA